A region of Maridesulfovibrio sp. DNA encodes the following proteins:
- the fliL gene encoding flagellar basal body-associated FliL family protein, whose product MAEDSGQEPKKKGGAIKWIILILLLGALGGGGFFAYQKFFAAQPDDAVEEPKEEQAAEGEDPGTLPGDGFTVTLPTFVVNLADPLGRRYLKLGIDVEVVSEETVAELSKKEPMVKDTLILLLSSKTYQDLSTMESKILLKKEIVDRLNQILGGSKVLQVYFTDMVIQ is encoded by the coding sequence ATGGCCGAAGACAGTGGTCAGGAACCGAAAAAAAAGGGCGGAGCTATAAAGTGGATAATTCTTATCCTGCTTCTGGGCGCACTCGGTGGTGGCGGATTTTTCGCTTACCAGAAATTTTTTGCTGCCCAGCCTGATGACGCCGTTGAAGAACCGAAGGAAGAACAGGCTGCCGAGGGCGAAGATCCAGGTACTCTGCCCGGTGACGGTTTTACAGTTACCCTGCCCACTTTTGTGGTCAACCTTGCCGATCCTCTAGGGCGCAGGTATCTTAAGCTTGGAATAGACGTCGAGGTTGTCAGTGAAGAAACTGTGGCCGAGCTTTCCAAGAAAGAACCTATGGTTAAAGATACGCTTATCCTGCTGCTTTCCAGCAAGACATATCAGGATCTTTCCACAATGGAGAGCAAGATTCTCCTTAAAAAGGAAATTGTGGATCGCTTGAATCAGATTCTGGGTGGGTCAAAGGTTTTACAAGTATATTTTACGGATATGGTTATCCAGTAG
- a CDS encoding OmpA family protein: MGRDKVKKPPDPGGGWLVTFSDLVTLLLTFFVLLLSMASMDQSFITRVTIMPAELGFLDKRGSGRVTAKVKLVSEFLERPWEVLEKQNRIKDLLFPDDVLPPDMDRATLDENLKVLAKPEGVALVLTDKLLFPMGRSELDERAKILLYQFVPVLDYLGAADVNIAGYTDDVGGMSRSNFQLSGERAMSVLTYFVEQGIKNNRLTVSACGPTFPMFSNTTPEGRAQNRRVEILIKTTPPMGGY; the protein is encoded by the coding sequence ATGGGGCGCGATAAAGTAAAAAAGCCGCCGGATCCGGGCGGAGGCTGGCTGGTCACTTTTTCTGATCTGGTGACCCTGCTTTTGACTTTTTTTGTGCTCTTGCTAAGTATGGCGTCAATGGACCAGAGTTTTATTACCAGGGTAACCATTATGCCTGCGGAATTGGGATTCCTTGATAAACGCGGGTCCGGAAGGGTTACTGCCAAGGTCAAACTGGTCAGTGAGTTCCTTGAAAGGCCTTGGGAAGTGTTGGAAAAGCAGAACCGTATCAAGGACCTGCTTTTCCCGGACGATGTCCTCCCCCCGGATATGGACCGGGCCACACTTGATGAAAACTTGAAAGTTCTGGCCAAACCGGAGGGGGTTGCCCTTGTACTTACGGACAAGCTATTGTTTCCTATGGGTCGGTCGGAACTTGACGAGAGGGCAAAAATCCTGCTTTACCAGTTCGTTCCGGTGCTTGATTATCTTGGTGCTGCGGATGTAAACATTGCCGGCTATACTGATGATGTGGGCGGCATGAGCCGGTCTAATTTTCAGCTGTCCGGTGAGCGGGCAATGTCCGTGCTGACATATTTTGTGGAACAGGGCATAAAGAATAATCGCCTTACTGTTTCCGCCTGCGGGCCTACTTTTCCCATGTTCAGCAATACAACACCGGAAGGGCGCGCTCAGAACAGGCGGGTTGAAATTTTGATTAAGACTACTCCACCTATGGGTGGGTATTAA
- a CDS encoding flagellar motor protein MotB, whose protein sequence is MGRKKKPPEAEGQPLWLITFSDLMTLMLTFFVLLVSMSVVDERRKLVVLGSIIGTFGFGSKGYDVLSDGPSGKTVQIGPMELQDDLEPIKPLLWEFAEEDLRFESNRFVQILSVGADVLFTPDSTNISIKGARILDTVLPVLRRVKHPVLVAGHTSILRDELGEDYRVEDRDLTPDISWKLSLDRSLAVYSYLISNGMNPDMLKLEAFGKFRPRHPNSTPEGRRMNRRVDLVLDTRSAAVSKEIKEYQPPRKENDKFKYDDFVFPIGDAEKPPKRQ, encoded by the coding sequence ATGGGTAGGAAGAAGAAGCCGCCAGAAGCTGAAGGCCAACCGTTATGGTTGATTACATTCAGTGATTTGATGACCCTTATGCTCACCTTTTTTGTTTTGCTGGTGAGCATGTCGGTTGTTGACGAGCGTCGCAAGCTGGTGGTTCTCGGTTCCATTATCGGTACTTTCGGTTTTGGATCCAAGGGGTATGACGTTCTTTCCGACGGTCCATCGGGAAAGACTGTTCAGATCGGTCCCATGGAACTGCAGGATGATCTTGAGCCCATCAAGCCGTTGCTCTGGGAATTCGCGGAAGAGGACTTACGTTTTGAATCCAACAGATTTGTACAGATTCTTTCCGTGGGTGCCGATGTCCTTTTTACCCCTGACAGCACCAACATATCCATAAAGGGAGCGCGTATTCTCGATACTGTGCTGCCGGTGCTTAGACGGGTCAAGCATCCTGTTCTGGTGGCCGGACATACTTCCATCCTGCGTGATGAACTGGGTGAGGATTACCGGGTGGAAGACCGGGACCTGACTCCTGATATTTCCTGGAAGCTGTCTTTGGACAGGTCGCTTGCTGTGTACAGTTACCTGATCAGCAACGGCATGAATCCCGATATGCTCAAGCTAGAGGCATTCGGTAAATTCAGGCCCCGGCATCCTAATTCCACACCTGAAGGACGCAGGATGAACCGCAGGGTGGATCTTGTTCTTGATACCCGCAGCGCTGCTGTTTCCAAGGAAATCAAGGAATATCAGCCTCCCCGCAAGGAAAATGATAAATTCAAGTATGATGATTTTGTTTTCCCTATCGGGGATGCCGAAAAACCGCCCAAGCGGCAGTGA
- a CDS encoding MotA/TolQ/ExbB proton channel family protein: MDLGTVIGIVLSFGLVLAAILVGSPLGIFISVPSVLIVIGGTIGASLVNYPMGHVLGVVGIIKKTFFSNLESPAEIIDKFMDFANRARREGILSLEPALKSIEDDFLRKGLQLTVDGLEPQVIQEILETEIQYLENRHETGAEILKVFADFAPAMGMIGTVIGLVQMLQTMSDPSTIGPAMAVALLTTLYGAIFANLVFTPMSGKLKTRSKEEILLREMVMEGIISISKGENPKIIEEKLNSFLPPKIRKITD, encoded by the coding sequence ATGGATCTGGGTACAGTAATAGGAATAGTTCTTTCGTTCGGACTTGTTCTTGCGGCTATTCTGGTCGGAAGTCCGCTTGGGATTTTTATTTCCGTTCCGTCCGTACTGATCGTTATCGGCGGAACCATCGGGGCTTCGCTGGTCAACTATCCCATGGGCCATGTACTCGGTGTTGTCGGGATTATTAAAAAGACCTTTTTTTCCAATCTTGAATCCCCGGCGGAGATCATCGATAAGTTCATGGATTTCGCCAACCGTGCCCGCCGCGAAGGTATCCTTTCCCTTGAGCCGGCCCTGAAATCAATTGAAGACGACTTCCTGCGTAAAGGCTTACAACTGACTGTTGACGGCCTTGAGCCGCAGGTAATTCAGGAAATTCTGGAAACCGAAATCCAGTACCTTGAGAACAGGCATGAGACCGGGGCTGAAATCCTGAAGGTTTTTGCCGACTTTGCCCCGGCTATGGGCATGATCGGTACTGTTATCGGACTGGTGCAGATGCTTCAGACCATGAGTGATCCCAGTACCATCGGCCCGGCTATGGCGGTTGCCCTGCTGACCACCCTCTATGGTGCTATTTTTGCGAACCTCGTTTTTACGCCCATGTCGGGAAAACTGAAAACCCGCAGCAAGGAAGAAATTCTGCTGCGGGAAATGGTCATGGAAGGCATTATTTCCATTTCCAAAGGTGAAAACCCCAAGATTATTGAGGAGAAGCTGAACAGCTTTTTGCCTCCGAAAATACGTAAGATCACTGATTAA
- a CDS encoding YggS family pyridoxal phosphate-dependent enzyme, with protein sequence MSNREKELIENISEVKEEVAQACLRSGRKLGEVAVMAVSKLHAASDIEILYKAGHRCFGESYVQEALAKQEELAGLDIDWHFIGGLQSKKAKLVAGNFCAIHSVDSSKLAGLLNKKAEDLEVVQNILIQVNTAGEEQKSGVSEEALPALVEEILGYENLKLTGLMCLPPFFGDPEGARPYFARLRMLSEGMEKLFGIKLPELSMGMTGDFRVAIEEGSTMIRVGTKIFGTRPGY encoded by the coding sequence ATGAGTAACAGGGAAAAAGAACTTATTGAAAATATTTCAGAGGTTAAGGAAGAAGTGGCTCAGGCCTGCCTGCGGTCCGGGCGTAAGCTTGGGGAAGTGGCAGTAATGGCGGTCTCCAAGCTTCATGCAGCTTCTGATATTGAGATTTTGTACAAGGCAGGCCATCGTTGCTTTGGTGAATCCTATGTTCAGGAAGCTTTGGCTAAACAGGAAGAGCTGGCCGGGCTGGATATAGACTGGCATTTTATCGGCGGTCTGCAGTCGAAAAAAGCTAAGCTGGTGGCTGGAAATTTCTGCGCAATCCACAGTGTTGATTCTTCCAAGCTGGCCGGGTTGCTGAACAAGAAGGCTGAAGATCTGGAAGTAGTCCAGAACATCCTCATTCAGGTCAATACTGCCGGTGAGGAGCAGAAGAGCGGGGTCAGCGAGGAAGCTCTTCCGGCTCTGGTTGAAGAGATTTTGGGATATGAAAATCTCAAGTTGACCGGGCTGATGTGCCTGCCGCCGTTCTTCGGTGATCCGGAAGGCGCAAGACCTTACTTCGCAAGGCTGCGTATGCTTTCCGAAGGCATGGAAAAGCTTTTCGGGATCAAGCTTCCGGAACTCTCTATGGGTATGACCGGTGATTTCCGGGTGGCTATTGAGGAAGGATCGACCATGATCAGGGTTGGTACGAAAATTTTCGGCACCAGACCGGGTTATTAA
- the era gene encoding GTPase Era → MSEYKFGWVALIGPPNAGKSTLMNHYLGQKVAIVSPKPQTTRNRISGILSDENSQVVFLDTPGIHRMRGKMNRFLLDSAWEALGNADAIVVLFDAALYAAKPHLMEKDLAPVVKPVNQSRKKLFVAVNKVDKVKDKAKLLPVMEKAQEMWPEAEFIPVSALKGEGADVLLEKIIETLPEGPPMFPEDQVSTVPMRFMAAETVREKLFMSLQQELPYSTAVEIEFWTEETERNLVNIGAIIYTTKKNHKGMIIGKGGQNLKKIGSQARRELEEMLEMKVMLELWVKVREGWTEDVGFLRSLGLGE, encoded by the coding sequence ATGTCTGAATATAAATTTGGCTGGGTGGCGCTGATCGGCCCTCCCAATGCCGGTAAATCCACGCTCATGAACCACTATCTTGGTCAGAAGGTAGCTATTGTTTCACCTAAACCCCAGACCACCCGTAACCGGATCAGTGGTATATTAAGCGATGAAAATTCGCAGGTTGTTTTTCTGGATACTCCGGGTATCCACCGCATGCGCGGTAAAATGAACCGTTTCCTGCTTGATTCTGCATGGGAAGCTCTGGGTAACGCCGATGCCATCGTGGTCCTTTTTGATGCGGCACTCTATGCGGCCAAGCCTCACCTGATGGAAAAAGATCTGGCCCCGGTGGTCAAGCCTGTAAACCAGTCCCGTAAAAAACTGTTTGTGGCAGTGAATAAAGTGGATAAGGTCAAAGACAAGGCCAAGCTGCTCCCGGTTATGGAAAAGGCACAGGAAATGTGGCCTGAAGCTGAATTCATTCCTGTTTCTGCTTTAAAGGGTGAAGGTGCGGACGTACTGCTGGAAAAGATCATTGAGACTCTGCCCGAAGGGCCGCCCATGTTTCCGGAAGATCAGGTTTCCACCGTTCCCATGCGTTTTATGGCTGCAGAAACCGTGCGCGAAAAGCTTTTCATGAGCCTGCAGCAGGAATTGCCTTATTCCACTGCGGTGGAGATCGAATTCTGGACCGAAGAAACGGAGCGCAATCTTGTTAATATCGGGGCCATTATTTACACCACCAAGAAAAACCATAAAGGCATGATCATCGGTAAGGGTGGGCAGAATTTGAAAAAAATCGGTTCTCAGGCCAGACGTGAGCTGGAAGAAATGCTCGAGATGAAGGTAATGCTTGAGCTCTGGGTTAAAGTCCGTGAAGGTTGGACCGAGGATGTGGGATTTCTGCGTTCTCTTGGACTCGGCGAATAG
- the topA gene encoding type I DNA topoisomerase — translation MSKDLIVVESPAKVKTISKFLGKNYQVAASVGHVRDLPKNKLGVDEDGDFTPQYQVIPGKEDVVNKLKKAAAKADHVFLAPDPDREGEAIGWHVAAIIKEVNDNVSRIQFNEITARAVKEALEHPKPLNEQLFDSQQARRILDRLVGYKISPILWKKVKRGISAGRVQSVALKLVVEREKARRAFIPEEYWLFKAYVEGKNPPPFVADLWKVDGKKAEIGSADEAEALQNNVKGVPFEITDLTEKERKRNPLPPYITSTLQQDANRRLGYSAKRTMTLAQRLYEGVELGDKGTTALITYMRTDSVRIANEARDAAKEVILEKYGKEFYPAKPMVYKSKGGAQDAHEAIRPVDASIMPEDVKQFLPADQFKVYKLIWNRFIASQMAPARFWDTVVTIQAKNTIWRSKGERLLFPGFMRVTGKTGDEKLIELPKLEKGEVLKVDKIDSEQKFTQPPARYSEASLVRELEEKGIGRPSTYASIISTIQDRGYVNLEEKKFVPTELGFVVSDQLSEHFKELMDVGFTAAMEKQLDDVAEGKIEWTSLMKNFVDGFYPTLEIAAKEMKRGGEDTGITCDKCGSPMVIKFGRTGEFLGCSNYPDCKNIVNFTRDDKGKIVVLEEEPPEETGVTCEKCGSAMAVKRSSRGEFLGCTGYPDCRNIKNFERDDDGKIKVVDTPSAQIVGKCPDCEDGDLIIKHARTGSRFIACSNYPDCKHAKPFSTGVKCPREGCKGELVEKSSRRGKLFYSCDQYPDCDYAVWYPPIEGPCPKCGHPVLVKKTTRAKGEHIACPEKGCGYVQGEEE, via the coding sequence ATGAGCAAAGATTTGATTGTTGTTGAGTCCCCGGCAAAGGTGAAGACTATCAGTAAGTTCCTTGGTAAGAATTATCAGGTGGCCGCTTCCGTAGGTCACGTGCGTGACTTGCCAAAGAACAAGCTTGGAGTCGACGAAGATGGTGATTTCACCCCCCAGTATCAGGTCATTCCCGGTAAAGAGGATGTGGTCAATAAGTTGAAGAAGGCTGCGGCAAAAGCCGATCATGTCTTCCTGGCACCTGACCCCGACCGTGAAGGGGAGGCCATCGGCTGGCATGTGGCGGCTATTATCAAAGAAGTGAATGATAACGTCAGCCGTATCCAGTTCAACGAAATTACTGCAAGGGCCGTTAAAGAAGCCCTCGAACACCCCAAGCCCCTTAATGAACAGCTCTTTGATTCACAGCAGGCCCGCCGTATTCTGGACCGTCTGGTGGGTTACAAAATTTCTCCCATACTTTGGAAAAAAGTAAAAAGGGGCATTTCCGCAGGGCGCGTACAATCCGTTGCGCTCAAGCTTGTAGTGGAGCGTGAAAAAGCGCGGCGGGCTTTTATCCCCGAAGAGTACTGGCTTTTTAAGGCCTATGTTGAAGGAAAGAATCCTCCTCCCTTTGTAGCTGATCTTTGGAAAGTCGACGGTAAGAAGGCTGAGATCGGTTCCGCTGATGAAGCCGAGGCTCTTCAGAACAATGTCAAAGGCGTGCCTTTTGAGATTACAGATCTTACTGAAAAGGAACGCAAACGTAATCCGCTGCCGCCTTACATTACTTCCACTTTGCAGCAGGATGCCAACCGCAGACTCGGTTATTCCGCCAAGCGGACCATGACTCTTGCCCAGCGCCTCTATGAAGGTGTCGAGCTTGGTGACAAAGGGACTACGGCACTGATTACCTATATGCGTACCGATTCCGTGCGTATTGCCAATGAAGCCCGTGATGCTGCAAAAGAAGTCATTCTTGAAAAATACGGGAAGGAATTCTACCCGGCCAAACCTATGGTCTACAAATCCAAGGGCGGTGCTCAGGATGCTCACGAAGCTATCCGTCCGGTTGACGCTTCAATTATGCCTGAAGACGTTAAACAGTTCCTTCCTGCTGACCAGTTTAAAGTCTATAAGCTGATCTGGAACCGCTTTATCGCATCTCAAATGGCTCCGGCCCGTTTCTGGGATACCGTGGTTACCATTCAGGCCAAGAATACCATTTGGCGTTCCAAGGGTGAGCGTCTGCTCTTCCCCGGTTTTATGCGTGTAACCGGAAAGACAGGCGATGAAAAACTCATTGAGCTGCCTAAACTTGAAAAGGGTGAAGTGCTCAAGGTCGACAAGATCGACAGCGAACAGAAATTTACCCAGCCGCCTGCCCGCTATTCGGAAGCTTCGCTTGTGCGCGAGTTGGAAGAAAAGGGTATTGGGCGTCCTTCAACCTACGCATCCATTATTTCTACTATTCAGGATCGCGGATACGTGAATCTTGAAGAAAAGAAATTCGTCCCCACTGAACTTGGTTTTGTGGTCAGCGATCAACTTTCAGAGCATTTCAAGGAGCTTATGGATGTAGGCTTCACCGCTGCCATGGAAAAGCAGCTTGATGATGTTGCTGAAGGCAAGATCGAGTGGACCTCGCTGATGAAGAATTTTGTGGACGGTTTCTATCCCACTCTTGAAATCGCTGCCAAAGAAATGAAGCGCGGCGGTGAGGATACCGGGATTACCTGTGATAAGTGCGGTTCGCCCATGGTCATCAAGTTCGGACGGACCGGGGAGTTTCTGGGCTGTTCCAACTACCCCGACTGTAAAAATATTGTAAACTTCACTCGGGATGATAAAGGCAAGATCGTTGTTCTTGAGGAAGAGCCTCCGGAAGAGACCGGGGTTACCTGCGAAAAATGCGGAAGCGCCATGGCTGTCAAGCGTTCCAGTCGCGGTGAATTCCTCGGTTGTACAGGCTACCCGGATTGTCGCAACATCAAGAATTTCGAGCGCGATGATGACGGTAAAATCAAGGTTGTTGATACACCTTCTGCGCAAATTGTCGGCAAATGTCCCGATTGCGAGGACGGTGACCTGATCATCAAGCATGCCCGTACCGGAAGCCGCTTTATTGCCTGCTCCAACTACCCGGACTGCAAGCACGCCAAACCCTTTTCTACCGGAGTCAAATGCCCCCGGGAAGGCTGCAAAGGTGAATTGGTGGAAAAAAGCTCTCGTCGCGGAAAACTTTTTTATTCCTGCGACCAGTATCCTGATTGTGATTACGCGGTCTGGTATCCGCCCATCGAGGGACCATGTCCCAAGTGTGGACATCCCGTACTGGTCAAAAAAACTACCCGCGCCAAGGGCGAACATATCGCCTGTCCGGAGAAAGGCTGTGGTTATGTTCAGGGTGAAGAAGAGTAG
- a CDS encoding Hpt domain-containing protein: protein MATLDEKLAELNKRYAAALGGRVAELEGYLAAYENNGSQSDLEMLYKNAHAVAGSARTFGLPEVTDKAKELELAARDGNDIKILYDKLSALKKCISS, encoded by the coding sequence ATGGCTACACTTGACGAAAAGCTGGCTGAGCTTAATAAGAGGTATGCTGCCGCATTGGGTGGGCGTGTTGCTGAGTTGGAAGGTTATCTGGCAGCTTATGAGAACAACGGTTCGCAAAGTGATCTGGAGATGCTTTACAAGAATGCCCACGCTGTAGCGGGCTCGGCCCGGACTTTCGGGTTGCCGGAAGTTACGGACAAGGCCAAGGAGCTGGAACTGGCTGCTCGCGACGGTAATGACATAAAAATTTTATATGATAAATTATCAGCGTTGAAGAAGTGTATTTCTTCCTGA